The Equus asinus isolate D_3611 breed Donkey chromosome 25, EquAss-T2T_v2, whole genome shotgun sequence genomic sequence CGATGAACATGTGGGTGGCTTCTATCTGGTGgtgattgtgaataaagctgcaatgaacatgaatgTGCAAATATCTCATTCAGATcttgctttgaattcttttggatgtaaACCCAGAAGTGAGGGGCCCGCCCAGTGAAACAGCGATTAAATTTGCACGTTTTGCTTCGAAGGCCTGGGGTTCGTGGTTTGCATCCCAGATGGGGACAttgcatcacttggcaagccatgctgtggcaggtgtcccacatataaagtagaggaagatgggcacagatgttagctcagggccaatcttcctcagcaaaaggaggaggattggcagcacatgttagctcaaggctaatcttcctcaaaataataaaaaataaataaataagtaaacccagaagtggaattgctgaatcatgtggcaattctatttttaagtatttcagaAACCTCCATACTGATTTCCGTAACagatgcaccattttacattcccaacagcagtgcacaagggttccaatttctccacatcttcgctaatacttgttattttctgggttcttttttgttttgttttttgttttttcaaggcagcagtcctaatgagtgtgaggtgatacttcattgtggttttgatttgcgtttctttAACAATCAGTGAGGTTCAGTATCTTTTCAGatgcttgttggctatttgtatatcttctttggagaaatgtctatttaagtctttgcccaatttttaagcaggttatttgtttggtttggttgtgattttttgtgaggaggattggccctgagctaacatctgttgccaatcttcctgtttttgcttgaggaagattgcccctgagctaacatctgtgccaatcttactctattttgtacgtgggatgctgccaaagcatggcttgatgagtggtgcctaggtccatgcccgagatccgaacctgcaaaccgcAGGCCGCTAAGGCCGAGCACTCGAACTTAATCATTGTGCTacctggccggcccctgtttgtttttgctgttgaatTGTAGAAGTTCGTTATATATTCAGGATATTATCCCCCTTAtgagatacatgatttgcaaatattttctcccatgccatgggttatcttttcactctgttgactgATATGCAGAAGTTTTTAAGGTTGATGTAGTTCCCTTTGCCTACTTTTGCTATAGTTGCCTCCAGAGTCTGAGTTTTAAGCAGGGTGACCATTTTATCATGTTGCTCATCCCAGCATATGACACAATCACCTGCACAGAACATACAGCATTTGACATTATTTTACGGCTTTCTTACCAAAATTATTTCTTGCACTTGAAAACTTTCTTTTGTGCTACAAGGGCCAGGGGTGAAGGGCAGGTGAAAGAAAAATAGTCCTGCCTGCAGGGTACTTAGAGACTTCCTTGGATCCAATGTTTCCTGCAGAAAACTGCTCCATTGTGTTGTGGTTTTACAAATGATTCTTATTGGTTGCAGAGTTAATGGGTCTCTTTATCTTGTCTGTATTGAAATTCATTTAAAACTTCCTGTCTACTGGCCAGAGAGGCAGCACAGGGAGTGTGGTCGGAAGGGACTGAACTGAGAACCCAAGACAAGGGCTCCATCGTCAGCTCTGTTTCCTGGTGTTTACCCTCATCAGTTTCCTCACCAGCACAAGCATCCCTGCCTAGGCTTTTCATAAGGACCAAACAAGGGGatacaagaaagaaagatttgTCTGTAAAGCTGACTCAGCTTCTCGTCTAATTTGTTACTGACTGATTAGCAGAAATGGAGTCTTGTGACTGATGAAGCTGAATGAGAGAATGTaacaatttccttcctcttttctaagTTCATCTCCCAAACGCCACTGGACTCAGGCCCAGTTCTGGGATGACTATGGAGATCCTGATGTTTCCAAATGTACATCCTGGTAACCTGTGGCTGCTTCAACCACTGCCCGTTTTGCTGCTGCTGGGTGAGTGAGGGTCATCGTGGAACAGGGCAGTTTCAGTCACTTCTGTGAGGGCGCCAGGGTTCAGTGTGATGAggggcagccctgggccctggaagCGGGGGACAGATTGAAAGGGGGTGAAAGAACCCTGAATTCTTACCATTCCACTGGTTCCTCAGATTGGAATTCAGAGGTACTTTCACAGTCCCTGGCCCACACATTCATGTTTCCCTTGTAGCCTTGTGGAGAGACAGGGCTGAGGTGAGGAGGACATGAGAAATGAGTACTCTTATAAGAGGACTGGAAACAGGCTGGAAACTGGAAACAACGTGACTAGAAATAGGCTCTGAGATGGGTCCTGGGAAGAAGGAGCTCAACatcacctccctctccctctctccacaccCATCCTGCTACGTTCGCTCCCCTCATCCTTCCTGCTCTACACTGatccattctcttctcttttatagCTTCTGCAGACAGAGGAGCTGGTGAGTTTGCTCTTTGTTTCCTTGGGTTTGTGGTGTTATTGCCTCACAATGTGAGGCTCTATTTCCCATGTAGGGAAATGTCTGTTCCACCAAGAACCAGGCTTGGGTTCAGCAGGGGTGGTTCCCCCATTTTAGTGGGACCTGGGATTTGATTCTTGGTCAGATTCCCATTGGATCCACCAAAGATCTAAAGGGAATGAGGCTGCTGGAAGTACACAGGTCTTTAATTGGGTCTGCAGTAGGACTCTCTGGCCCCTGGTCTCCCCTGGGAACTCCTTTGGAATCTATGGTCCCTCCAAGGTTATTCCCATCCCTTTCTGCTCTCTGTCCCTCAGCAGGTCTCCCGAAGGCTGTGGTGAGCCTTGAGCCCCCATGGATCAAAGTGTTCCGGGAGGATTCTGTGACTCTGAAGTGCCAGGGGGCCCATACCTCTGAGGACCACCCCACTCAGTGGTTCCATAATGGGAGCTCCATCCCGACCCAGGTCCAGCCCAGCTACAGCTTTAAGGCCCAAAACAACGACAGTGGAGACTACAGGTGCCACACGGGCCAGACGAGCCTCAGTGACCCTGTGCATCTGGATGTGATTTCCGGTCAGTGGAGGAAGGTCTGGGAGGACAAGGAGAGATGAAATCTGTTGATGtgacagacatttttaggaaacGGGAGTGGCCTGTTTACTGGGAACCATCGCTGTGAGTTGTTTGAAGTAGTTCTTGCCCACTCATTTCCCTTTTCACCAACCCCCTTAGCTTGGTGTGTGTGGTCGGGGTGGAAGTTCCTAAGAGATTCCTCAGAACATGTTAGGCTGTTTGGCCTCAGTCCTAGTTGAGTAGGAAGGTTACTTGGCCTTAAACAAGCAGCCGGAGgtgagagaagcagaaggaaatttCTGCTCCATAAAACCATCCTACCCTCATGGCTGTGTGGTAAAACTTCGGAATTGAAACCAGACTGCAACCAGACTGCAAAGGTCCAAAGCTGAGATCATGCCTAGCAGGTAAGGAGGTCGTTCTGCCTAAGCTGCGGGAGACCAGAGGGAGCTATGGAATCtggaagatgaggtcagaggggagGGGGCCGGAAAGGGGTCGAGCATGTGGCAGCTGGTAGTCTGGTATGATGACTTGAACTGATATTCCTGAAGGAGATGAGAATTCATTAGATGGGTTTAATTAAAGGAGTCTCATGATCTGACTTAGGCTTATGTAAATATCTGACAGTGTTCAGTTTAATAGACTCTGTAGGGAAATGCTCCTAGACACTGTATTACCCCCCTTCCAATGTCTGAAATATGAGCCATTTATATTGTAGTTGACTTCAGCTGCATCTTGGTGCATAAACCCTGAAGATGGTCACATGTGAGCTTTCAGTGTTTTAATTCTGTTTCACATCAGGAGGGTGATTTTCTGGTAGTCTTTTAAGGTCCTGTGCCAGAGATGCTGGTGGTGGAGTCACTTTCTGTTGATGGTGCTCAATGGAAAGGGAAACAAATATTGATTCAACCTCACAAATGTGACCAATGACATCACAGCCACCCAACTCTTCTATTGGTGCATTGCCACCTCAGAAACAGCTGGTTGTACTTCTGAGTCTTCctacaaaaatgtaaaagtataaatTTAGCAAAACTTGGTTTTGAAAGGTCATTAGAGGAAAACCACCTCGTCCCATCCTCCATTGTGCAAAGAGATTAAGCCCGTGAGCCCTAGGAGCCCAGAGGGAAACGGTAGGGCCACAATCGGAATCCTGACTTCAGGTTTTTGTCTCACGCTGTCTCAACAACAGTACCTTGCCTTTCGTATACAGGATACTGTTTTCTTAAATgagttttcatttaaataagaTGTAATAAAttctagtatttctttttataataaatagagtaatttgattttcttctctatttggTTTATTGAAACACTCTCTGTAGCCCTCCAAGGTAGCCACATTTCAGAATCTGATTCCTGTGCCCTCAGTGAAGGGAGGCCTTGGTTGGGAGTGGGACTCTTtgtaaggagggaggaaaagtGATTTTAAGTTAAAAAGCTTTCTTTAATGCTCCTCTTGTTCAGAGTCACAACTGAATACTGAATTCGCAAGGTCACACATTTCCATTTTAATGTGGATGGAAGATTCCATTCAGGGTTGGTGAGGCATTATTAAAGCTCTGCTTCCTTGCTAATATGGTTAATGGCTGCTCACCTTCATTTTCCAAAACAGTTCAAAAGTTGGTAATCCCCAGCCCACCAATGCTGTATCCACGGAAACTGAAGGTTTCAGATCCTGTTCAGCAACCTCTACAGTTACTGAAATGCACTCATTTCCTTATCCTGTACAGTGTTTTTAATTCCTCAAAATCACCCCACACCCCTGGGCCAGGGAGTCGGGTTTCTACTATGCATCTTTGGAACTTGTGAAAACGTCTATCCTTCAGAGGTCCCACAGATAATACCATATCTTCCCGGTAAGAGAGTGCTCACACTTGCCATGAAGCATCTTTAGTTCCTCTGCTCGACATCTTTTCAAATTCTGTGAGTGGGTAATGTCGCCCCACACATGAGGCTCCAAGGGCCTTGGTATCCAGCCTTAGAACTTTTCCTTCCCATATTGTGTCTTTCAGACTGGTTGCTGCTCCAGACCCCTCGCCTGGTGTTCCAAGAGGGGGAGCCCATCCACCTGAGGTGCCACAGCTGGAGAAGCAAGCCTCTCTACAAGGTCGTATTTTTCCAGAATGGAAAATCCAAGAAGTTTTCCGCTGTGAATTCCAGCTACTCCATTCCACAGGCAAATCTCAGCCACAGTGGCGTGTACCACTGCACAGGAGTTATAGGGCAGATGCCGCACTCGTCACAGCCTGTGAACATCACTGTCCAAGGTGAGAACCAAGTCTGTTCTAGGAGCTTCAGGCCCTGGAAGGATGGGTAGGGAGAGGATCACTGATCTTTTCTGAACTTCAGTACCTGCTTTCTCCTGAGTGGGCCTCTTTCATGTCAACAGGAACCCTAAAAGTCCTAGCTGGACCTGATGGCTGTGTGGCAGTCCAGCTCTGTTCCAGGTCATTCCTCAGGGATTATAGAAACAGGTGTGATTCACCTGAAGTTTTAACTTTCAGGGGACAGAAGCCACCTTTTCATGCCCCCAAATCCATCCACCAGACAAAACCACCCTCCCTGTTCCCACCTCATTCAAACCACTCCACTTTGCCATATGGCCCTCTTGTCTCTAGGATTCTGAGGCTTCTTGTGCCTCCCTACTCACCCTCTCAGCCTAGGCTCCCATCTAAGCTCTGGGCATCCATGTTGGCATGAGGATCTCTCTCCACAAGCAAAGAACTAGGCTTCTGTCTGCTCCTGAGAAACTGTGTGTTGTGAAATCCATGATGCCCTTCTGGAGTCATCACAAGCTATAGTCTTGGTCAGTGAATGCTACCCAGTCCTGGGCTCAGAGGAGGTGGCAAGTGACAATGTGTTGATGTGGTCTGTGGGCTCCCCAGATCAATATTTCCCAAAATAAACTCCTTGAGAGGCTTTTCAGAATGAACGATTGTGTGGTCCATAATGCAGAACATGCTGCGTACTCTGTTCCTCACCATTTATATTCATAATGCAAGTTAAAAACTTCAAGAAGTCCtattataaagaaaacatttaaagtaAGTTTTATAAGGCATTTACCAACCGTAGGTTACCACGAAACCTTTTACCTGTATAACTTCTATTAATGTCCCTCAGAACACATGCAAGGTCAccctttgggaaatgctgatcCAGAGAGCTTTATTTGGGAAGGCTAGACATGAAGAGATCCTATGAGACTTCCTGGGCTCCTGTCTGCTCTTGGCCTTGGCCTTAGCCCCTGACTTGGGTGACTTCACAAAGGCTCCCCAACAGGGACCTGACTGTTTATTCCAAATTTCTGCCTTAACAACTGGCAATCTTCTCATCCCTCTGCCCCTCTTATTAGGCCCGGCGACTGTATTCTTCTTTCTACATTGGTTTCAAATCGCTTTCTGCCTGGTGATGGGACTCCTGTTTGCAGTGGATACAGGGCTGTATGTTTCTGTGCAGAGAGACCTTCCAAGATCAGTGGGAGATGGGCAGAACTGCCAAGTGAGATGGAGCCAGAGCCCTGAAAACAAATGAGGTCTGGGCCAAGGAGACTCCAACCACCCTTGTGACCTGTGATCTTCAGAGCTAAATGCCAACAAGCCCCACTGTCGCTGAGCTCCTGAAGGTCAAGGCACAGTCACAGCCCACCTAGCTCGACAAGGACTCACAGCAAATGTGTTTTCATAGCCTCTAGGAAGAGGCTCCTCAAATCTAGAAAAACTCAGTAAATCCTGCCTCTCCTTTCAATCAATACAGCCATCTGAGCGCTTCTCAGGACTGTGCTACCAGCACCTCGGTCCAATCCACCATCATGTCTCACTTGGGTTACTGCAGTAGCTTCCTGACGGGTCTCCCTACACTCACCCTGCCACCCTACAGTCGATTCTCACCACAACAGccaaagtgatcttttaaaaatgtgtgttttctcttttttaaaatgttatttattttatttttttgaggaagattagccgtgagccaactactaccagtcctctttttgctgagaaaacctggccctaagctaacatccatgcccatcttcctctactttacatgtgggacatctgccacagcatggtgtgccaagcggtgccattgtccgcacctgggatccaaaccggcaaaccccgggccgtcgaagcagaacgtgggaagtTAACTGCTGCGACACTGCGCCCACCCCTGTGTGTTGTCTCTTTCACTTCTTTGCTTAAAGCCATGCCAGAGCTCCCCCTTGCCTTTAAGAGGAAAGCTAAAGCCCTTGGAACCTTCTACTAGGCGCTACATGATCTTGCTCCTCactgcctctctgacctcatctcctgctcTTCCTTGCTTCCTTGAACACACCAATTCTACTTCTGCCTAGGGCTTATATTATTTCCTGTTTCGGGAAGGTTCTTTCTTACCGATATCCACATCAGACTTCATTATGATCTctcctcaaatgtcaccttatccATGAGGGCTCCTTGATCCTTCAATATAACCCCACTCTCCCACCATCCCCTAATCCCTTTGTTTAATTAACAATTATTTAAGAAACAATCTCTTGTGTAGTTGTTTATTGTGTATCTCCTCCTCCCATGAGAATGTGAGCTGCGGGAGAGCAGGGCctgtgtctattttgttcac encodes the following:
- the LOC106831115 gene encoding low affinity immunoglobulin gamma Fc region receptor II-a isoform X2; its protein translation is MAVAWWRGSEGAPQRRSVPADEGCRVGRGAGAGAGRRLVAPVAAPRCGRAGRRSRAAPGGGGGGGGGGGGGGGGGGRTAVARAPGRRLGAARAVRRWWYSVHLPNATGLRPSSGMTMEILMFPNVHPGNLWLLQPLPVLLLLASADRGAGLPKAVVSLEPPWIKVFREDSVTLKCQGAHTSEDHPTQWFHNGSSIPTQVQPSYSFKAQNNDSGDYRCHTGQTSLSDPVHLDVISDWLLLQTPRLVFQEGEPIHLRCHSWRSKPLYKVVFFQNGKSKKFSAVNSSYSIPQANLSHSGVYHCTGVIGQMPHSSQPVNITVQGTLKVLAGPDGCVAVQLCSRSFLRDYRNRCDSPEVLTFRGQKPPFHAPKSIHQTKPPSLFPPHSNHSTLPYGPLVSRILRLLVPPYSPSQPRLPSKLWASMLA
- the LOC106831115 gene encoding low affinity immunoglobulin gamma Fc region receptor III isoform X6, with the translated sequence MAVAWWRGSEGAPQRRSVPADEGCRVGRGAGAGAGRRLVAPVAAPRCGRAGRRSRAAPGGGGGGGGGGGGGGGGGGRTAVARAPGRRLGAARAVRRWWYSVHLPNATGLRPSSGMTMEILMFPNVHPGNLWLLQPLPVLLLLASADRGAGLPKAVVSLEPPWIKVFREDSVTLKCQGAHTSEDHPTQWFHNGSSIPTQVQPSYSFKAQNNDSGDYRCHTGQTSLSDPVHLDVISDWLLLQTPRLVFQEGEPIHLRCHSWRSKPLYKVVFFQNGKSKKFSAVNSSYSIPQANLSHSGVYHCTGVIGQMPHSSQPVNITVQGLWKGSSSWLLSRSPRPVETRESSNRMFWIKETETRGRPNL
- the LOC106831115 gene encoding low affinity immunoglobulin gamma Fc region receptor II-a isoform X1, producing the protein MAVAWWRGSEGAPQRRSVPADEGCRVGRGAGAGAGRRLVAPVAAPRCGRAGRRSRAAPGGGGGGGGGGGGGGGGGGRTAVARAPGRRLGAARAVRRWWYSVHLPNATGLRPSSGMTMEILMFPNVHPGNLWLLQPLPVLLLLASADRGAAGLPKAVVSLEPPWIKVFREDSVTLKCQGAHTSEDHPTQWFHNGSSIPTQVQPSYSFKAQNNDSGDYRCHTGQTSLSDPVHLDVISDWLLLQTPRLVFQEGEPIHLRCHSWRSKPLYKVVFFQNGKSKKFSAVNSSYSIPQANLSHSGVYHCTGVIGQMPHSSQPVNITVQGTLKVLAGPDGCVAVQLCSRSFLRDYRNRCDSPEVLTFRGQKPPFHAPKSIHQTKPPSLFPPHSNHSTLPYGPLVSRILRLLVPPYSPSQPRLPSKLWASMLA
- the LOC106831115 gene encoding low affinity immunoglobulin gamma Fc region receptor III isoform X7 → MAVAWWRGSEGAPQRRSVPADEGCRVGRGAGAGAGRRLVAPVAAPRCGRAGRRSRAAPGGGGGGGGGGGGGGGGGGRTAVARAPGRRLGAARAVRRWWYSVHLPNATGLRPSSGMTMEILMFPNVHPGNLWLLQPLPVLLLLASADRGAAGLPKAVVSLEPPWIKVFREDSVTLKCQGAHTSEDHPTQWFHNGSSIPTQVQPSYSFKAQNNDSGDYRCHTGQTSLSDPVHLDVISDWLLLQTPRLVFQEGEPIHLRCHSWRSKPLYKVVFFQNGKSKKFSAVNSSYSIPQANLSHSGVYHCTGVIGQMPHSSQPVNITVQAWCAKRCHCPHLGSKPANPGPSKQNVGS
- the LOC106831115 gene encoding low affinity immunoglobulin gamma Fc region receptor III isoform X4, whose translation is MAVAWWRGSEGAPQRRSVPADEGCRVGRGAGAGAGRRLVAPVAAPRCGRAGRRSRAAPGGGGGGGGGGGGGGGGGGRTAVARAPGRRLGAARAVRRWWYSVHLPNATGLRPSSGMTMEILMFPNVHPGNLWLLQPLPVLLLLASADRGAGLPKAVVSLEPPWIKVFREDSVTLKCQGAHTSEDHPTQWFHNGSSIPTQVQPSYSFKAQNNDSGDYRCHTGQTSLSDPVHLDVISDWLLLQTPRLVFQEGEPIHLRCHSWRSKPLYKVVFFQNGKSKKFSAVNSSYSIPQANLSHSGVYHCTGVIGQMPHSSQPVNITVQGPATVFFFLHWFQIAFCLVMGLLFAVDTGLYVSVQRDLPRSVGDGQNCQVRWSQSPENK
- the LOC106831115 gene encoding low affinity immunoglobulin gamma Fc region receptor III isoform X5, producing MAVAWWRGSEGAPQRRSVPADEGCRVGRGAGAGAGRRLVAPVAAPRCGRAGRRSRAAPGGGGGGGGGGGGGGGGGGRTAVARAPGRRLGAARAVRRWWYSVHLPNATGLRPSSGMTMEILMFPNVHPGNLWLLQPLPVLLLLASADRGAAGLPKAVVSLEPPWIKVFREDSVTLKCQGAHTSEDHPTQWFHNGSSIPTQVQPSYSFKAQNNDSGDYRCHTGQTSLSDPVHLDVISDWLLLQTPRLVFQEGEPIHLRCHSWRSKPLYKVVFFQNGKSKKFSAVNSSYSIPQANLSHSGVYHCTGVIGQMPHSSQPVNITVQGLWKGSSSWLLSRSPRPVETRESSNRMFWIKETETRGRPNL
- the LOC106831115 gene encoding low affinity immunoglobulin gamma Fc region receptor III isoform X8, giving the protein MAVAWWRGSEGAPQRRSVPADEGCRVGRGAGAGAGRRLVAPVAAPRCGRAGRRSRAAPGGGGGGGGGGGGGGGGGGRTAVARAPGRRLGAARAVRRWWYSVHLPNATGLRPSSGMTMEILMFPNVHPGNLWLLQPLPVLLLLASADRGAAGLPKAVVSLEPPWIKVFREDSVTLKCQGAHTSEDHPTQWFHNGSSIPTQVQPSYSFKAQNNDSGDYRCHTGQTSLSDPVHLDVISDWLLLQTPRLVFQEGEPIHLRCHSWRSKPLYKVVFFQNGKSKKFSAVNSSYSIPQANLSHSGVYHCTGVIGQMPHSSQPVNITVQGPWTKCLDSDIQAWLA
- the LOC106831115 gene encoding low affinity immunoglobulin gamma Fc region receptor III isoform X3; protein product: MAVAWWRGSEGAPQRRSVPADEGCRVGRGAGAGAGRRLVAPVAAPRCGRAGRRSRAAPGGGGGGGGGGGGGGGGGGRTAVARAPGRRLGAARAVRRWWYSVHLPNATGLRPSSGMTMEILMFPNVHPGNLWLLQPLPVLLLLASADRGAAGLPKAVVSLEPPWIKVFREDSVTLKCQGAHTSEDHPTQWFHNGSSIPTQVQPSYSFKAQNNDSGDYRCHTGQTSLSDPVHLDVISDWLLLQTPRLVFQEGEPIHLRCHSWRSKPLYKVVFFQNGKSKKFSAVNSSYSIPQANLSHSGVYHCTGVIGQMPHSSQPVNITVQGPATVFFFLHWFQIAFCLVMGLLFAVDTGLYVSVQRDLPRSVGDGQNCQVRWSQSPENK
- the LOC106831115 gene encoding low affinity immunoglobulin gamma Fc region receptor III isoform X9, producing the protein MAVAWWRGSEGAPQRRSVPADEGCRVGRGAGAGAGRRLVAPVAAPRCGRAGRRSRAAPGGGGGGGGGGGGGGGGGGRTAVARAPGRRLGAARAVRRWWYSVHLPNATGLRPSSGMTMEILMFPNVHPGNLWLLQPLPVLLLLASADRGAAGLPKAVVSLEPPWIKVFREDSVTLKCQGAHTSEDHPTQWFHNGSSIPTQVQPSYSFKAQNNDSGDYRCHTGQTSLSDPVHLDVISDWLLLQTPRLVFQEGEPIHLRCHSWRSKPLYKVVFFQNGKSKKFSAVNSSYSIPQANLSHSGVYHCTGVIGQMPHSSQPVNITVQGF